The genomic segment GGATACTCGTGTCTATGAAAATAACCTCTTGCCCTTGCATCGCTATCCTCATCAGAGTCCTAGAAATTCATAGAACTCTGAGTAGTCTGAATCATCTGACCGTGCAGCAGAAAATTTTCCTTCAGTCACAACAGACCCCAGCGACCCCTGAGCCATGACAGTCGGATAATCAGACATTTCCATGAGCGGAATGAGTTTACTATAACCGGCGTCTTCATCGTAGTAACAGACAATGACACTAGAATTCAAAGTTCCTTCTACAGCATCCAACAACGCTGGACTGTGAGTTGTCAGCAAGACTCTCACAGCATTAGTTTCGTTACTCGTCCGCACCAATTCAAGCAACTTCTTAGCCTGCGAGGGGTGCAGACCGTTTTCTAGCTCCTCTATCACCAGCTGAACACCTTCTATAGTTTCCAGCTTGTTGCTGTTCGTCACAGCATCAAGACCAGCGCGATCAGCAAGAAGTGAGGTGACTATCGCCGCATAACGCAGCATTCCATCACTCATCTGTGAGGCAGGAGTTTTCTCTATATCCCCAGGATCACCGCATCCCTTTTCCAAAAGTGCAAGCATCACCTCGCCACCTTCAGCTTTGAGGAAATCCAACCCAATAACCTTGCTAGCAGCGATCGCTTGAACTTGGTCCTGGATTTTGCCAAAACGTTTTTCATCGCGCTCACGCAGCGCGAATAATACTGGGGAAATATTGTCTGCGCCTCTGCGTAACTTATGATCCGTCTCTGCAACATAATTCCGCATATCCGAAGGATATGGATCTAGGTGAAATATATCGCGGAGTGCAGAAATGGGAGCAATGAAATCTAAGGCCAGTTCCAGGTCATCATCGACTACATCGGTCAATTTTGTCAGGTACGGTCGACGGGGATCGCGTTCCTCGTGCTCGGCAGAGTGGTACAGAACATCTCGTTTTTCTCCCCGCTGAATGGAAAAAATTTCTGACCGCACTTCTAGCGTTGGTTTTATTTGCACTTCAATGTCGTATAAATAAAGCACTCCATCAAAATCCACCGTGCACCCCAACGCAAAGTAATCCGACCCGTGTGGTGCACAACCGCGCGACCCTCCACGAATGGGGCCGCCTTCACGTCGTCTACTATCCAGGGCATCAGGCAGCGTTTCCCCCAGCGCCAAGCGCGAAAGAACCTCTAGACCGTCAAGGACGTTGGATTTTCCCGCCCCGTTTTTCCCGATAAGAATGGTGGTTGGTTGGAAACGAAGAACTGCGTCACGGAAGGATTTGAATGCCGTGAGCCGCAGTTCAGTGATTACGGGTTGATGGGGGTACTGCTCGCCAGGTGCCATGTGCCCATGCTACCTGGACGTCAACGTCCCTACGAGAACTGTTTGAGGTCGCGCTCCATCGCGGTTTTTTCCCACTCGGGCACTGGTGGGGTGACGTCTTTGTCTTCGGCAGGGACGGAAATGGTGTTGTATGCACTGCCGGTTGCCATGCGGAAATCAACGGTGGCGCGCCGCAGGTGGCTGCCTGCTGTGATCAGGATTGCTCCGTTTTTGCCGCCGTTGCTCAGTATCGGGGCGACATTTTTGGCATTGCCTACAGTGTCAGTTGACTGCTCTTCAGTAACG from the Corynebacterium durum genome contains:
- a CDS encoding AAA family ATPase codes for the protein MAPGEQYPHQPVITELRLTAFKSFRDAVLRFQPTTILIGKNGAGKSNVLDGLEVLSRLALGETLPDALDSRRREGGPIRGGSRGCAPHGSDYFALGCTVDFDGVLYLYDIEVQIKPTLEVRSEIFSIQRGEKRDVLYHSAEHEERDPRRPYLTKLTDVVDDDLELALDFIAPISALRDIFHLDPYPSDMRNYVAETDHKLRRGADNISPVLFALRERDEKRFGKIQDQVQAIAASKVIGLDFLKAEGGEVMLALLEKGCGDPGDIEKTPASQMSDGMLRYAAIVTSLLADRAGLDAVTNSNKLETIEGVQLVIEELENGLHPSQAKKLLELVRTSNETNAVRVLLTTHSPALLDAVEGTLNSSVIVCYYDEDAGYSKLIPLMEMSDYPTVMAQGSLGSVVTEGKFSAARSDDSDYSEFYEFLGL